From a single Vibrio tubiashii genomic region:
- a CDS encoding LssY C-terminal domain-containing protein, protein MFEGFSLFVGALLDALIGPNLFVPGEPFLFAAGYQLQQGIITGVIAVLLGGFIGDQVSYFIGRRLGNPAQRKLIRCQSKTRRPIARCRHLMAKKGNYVLAFARLLGPIAWVVPFIAGSQKISWARFSLYSTIGLFLGVGQFVAWGYLLGYGIDNFPILNEAKVFLVEHKAILIAVGSSVGFYLIGRKLRWRLMFTKFTALLLASVLYANYAHFFFYSDDFTTKEGVSEQKAGNELVTISELPLKAYPGKSAVFDAQVINVAYVGEDPRTLMAELGWIENKTFSRNDLEISDYVELLKLNTPPVSDLFWNGVPQELAFQLPGNLLKRSHIRWWQAGVDSNTNQNLWVGALSYDDGLQITPYSGIVTILHSIDPNVDLERDKFAEQVISATANVSIDMAAYHPPTILDGEHDYYTDGRVLVIKSELASRSEI, encoded by the coding sequence ATGTTTGAAGGATTCAGCTTATTTGTCGGGGCCTTGCTAGATGCGTTGATTGGCCCCAACTTGTTTGTACCGGGCGAGCCGTTCTTGTTCGCTGCGGGCTATCAACTCCAGCAAGGCATCATTACCGGAGTGATAGCGGTTTTACTCGGTGGTTTTATCGGCGATCAAGTGAGCTACTTTATCGGGCGAAGGCTAGGTAATCCCGCCCAGAGAAAACTGATTCGCTGTCAATCTAAAACACGTCGTCCAATTGCAAGGTGTCGACACTTGATGGCCAAAAAAGGTAACTATGTGCTGGCGTTTGCGCGTCTGCTTGGGCCCATCGCTTGGGTTGTGCCGTTTATTGCAGGCTCGCAAAAAATCAGTTGGGCACGATTTAGCCTGTATTCTACCATTGGTTTGTTTCTTGGCGTTGGTCAGTTTGTTGCTTGGGGCTATTTACTTGGTTATGGAATAGATAACTTCCCAATACTCAACGAAGCTAAAGTTTTTTTAGTTGAACACAAGGCTATCTTAATCGCTGTTGGTTCGAGTGTCGGCTTCTATCTTATCGGTAGAAAACTGCGTTGGCGTTTAATGTTTACCAAGTTCACTGCGCTCTTGTTGGCATCGGTATTGTACGCTAACTATGCCCACTTCTTTTTCTATTCTGATGACTTTACGACTAAAGAGGGTGTGTCTGAACAGAAAGCGGGGAATGAGTTGGTAACAATAAGCGAGCTGCCTCTCAAGGCGTATCCGGGGAAATCAGCCGTATTTGATGCTCAGGTTATCAACGTTGCGTATGTTGGTGAAGACCCGCGGACCTTAATGGCGGAGTTAGGTTGGATTGAGAACAAAACTTTCTCTAGAAATGATCTAGAGATAAGTGACTACGTTGAACTGCTTAAGCTGAATACTCCACCAGTTTCAGATCTGTTCTGGAATGGTGTGCCGCAAGAGTTAGCATTTCAGCTACCGGGCAATTTATTAAAACGCAGTCATATCCGTTGGTGGCAAGCTGGTGTGGATTCAAACACAAACCAAAACCTATGGGTAGGGGCGCTAAGCTACGATGATGGTCTTCAGATAACACCATATTCAGGTATTGTGACGATTCTGCATAGCATCGACCCTAATGTTGACCTTGAGCGAGACAAGTTTGCTGAACAAGTCATAAGTGCGACAGCTAATGTATCTATAGATATGGCCGCCTATCACCCACCGACCATTTTAGATGGCGAGCATGATTATTACACCGATGGTCGAGTACTGGTTATTAAGAGTGAGTTAGCTTCTCGGTCAGAAATATAA